In Oncorhynchus kisutch isolate 150728-3 linkage group LG5, Okis_V2, whole genome shotgun sequence, a genomic segment contains:
- the LOC109879087 gene encoding DNA replication licensing factor mcm2 produces MSVICHVYFTKKRWPVCERTRHNSVSHVFSKTTDNQLPGFLSETNRAHPKYPALHYIDLSQSTLFALTTDNAALWYHYYIFMIFRAFCISRDYFAGKVSGKKKKNFCVAAVETSKHGIMADSSESYHLATSPSRFSRRGELTSSPGRDLPPFEDESEGLLGEGTLPGEEDEGDGEELIGDAMERDYRAIPELDRYEVEGLDLDEELSELSPGARAAAEDAMRRRDREQGGRLRRGLLYDSEDEDEERPARRRRLAERAAEGTGVDDEEMIESIENLEDMKGHSVREWVVMAAPRLEIYHRFKNFLRTHVDENGHNVFKEKISDMCKENKESLVVNYEDLAAREHVLAYFLPEAPTEMLKIFDEAAKEVVLAMYPKYDRIAQEIHVRICNLPLVEELRSLRQLHLNQLIRTSGVVTCCTGVLPQLGMVKYNCNKCNFILGPFFQSQNQEVKPGSCPECQSFGPFDINMELTVYQNYQRITIQESPGKIAAGRLPRSKDAILLADLVDQCKPGDEIELTGIYNNNYDGSLNMANGFPVFATVIMANHIARRDNKVAVAELTDEDIKAIVALSKDERIGERVFASVGPSIYGHEDIKRGLALALFGGEPKNPGGKHKVRGDLNVLLCGDPGTAKSQFLKYVEKVASRAVFTTGQGASAVGLTAYVQRHPVTREWTLEAGALVLADRGVCLIDEFDKMNDADRTSIHEAMEQQSISISKAGIVTSLQARCTIIAAANPIGGRYDPSLTFSENVDLTEPIVSRFDILCVVRDTVDPVQDEMLARFVVGSHIKHHPSNKEGGMAGLEEVVLPNTTDVPPIPQELLRKYIMYSKERVRPKLNQMDQDKVARIYSDLRKESMATGSIPITVRHIESMIRMAEAHARMHLRDYVVEDDVNMAIRVMLESFIDTQKFSVMRSMRKTFARYLAFRKDNNELLLFILKQLVSEQVAYQRNRYGAQQDTIEIPEKDLVDKARQISIHNLSAFYDSEAFRSNKFSHDMKKKLILQQF; encoded by the exons ATGAGCGTAATATGTCATGTGTATTTCACAAAGAAAAGATGGCCAGTATGTGAGAGAACACGGCACAATTCTGTTTCTCACGTCTTCAGTAAAACAACTGATAATCAGCTACCCGGCTTTCTGAGTGAAACAAATCGAGCGCATCCTAAGTATCCTGCTTTACATTATATTGACCTATCACAGAGTACTCTTTTTGCTCTGACCACTGATAATGCTGCTCTTTGGTACCATTATTACATATTCATGATATTTCGCGCGTTTTGTATATCACGTGATTATTTCGCGGGAAAAGtaagtggtaaaaaaaaaaaaaacttttgcgtGGCAGCAGTAGAGACAAGCAAGCACGGAATAATGGCG GATTCATCTGAGTCATATCACCTGGCAACCAGCCCCAGCAGATTCTCCAGGCGGGGGGAACTGACCTCCAGCCCCGGGAGAGACTTGCCCCCCTTTGAGGATGAGTCTGAGGGGCTCCTGGGTGAAGGCACTCTGCCtggggaggaggatgagggagatggggaggaacTGATTGGAGATGCAATGGAGAG AGACTACCGAGCCATTCCTGAGCTGGACAGGTATGAGGTGGAGGGTCTGGATCTTGATGAGGAGCTGTCGGAGCTGTCTCCTGGAGCCAGGGCTGCTGCCGAGGACGCTATGAGGAGGAGAGACCGGGAGCAGGGAGGCAGGCTGAGGAGAGGACTGCTGTATG ACAGtgaggatgaggatgaagagCGCCCGGCCCGGAGGCGTCGCCTGGCGGAGCGGGCTGCAGAGGGCACTGGGGTGGACGATGAGGAAATGATTGAGAGCATCGAGAACCTAGAGGACATGAAG GGCCACTCTGTCAGGGAGTGGGTGGTCATGGCCGCGCCTCGTCTGGAGATCTACCACCGCTTTAAGAACTTCCTGCGCACCCACGTAGATGAGAACGGGCACAACGTCTTCAAGGAGAAGATCAGCGACATGTGCAAag AGAACAAGGAGAGTCTGGTGGTGAACTACGAGGACCTAGCAGCCAGGGAGCATGTCCTGGCCTACTTCCTGCCCGAGGCGCCTACTGAGATGCTGAAGATATTTGACGAGGCAGCCAAGGAGGTAGTCCTGGCCATGTATCCAAAATACGACCGCATCGCTCAGGAGATCCACGTCAGGATCTGCAACCTGCCCCTCGTCGAGGAGCTGAGATCCCTCAG ACAACTCCACCTGAACCAGTTGATCCGTACCAGTGGAGTGGTGACCTGCTGTACAGGTGTTCTCCCTCAGCTGGGAATGGTCAAGTACAACTGTAACAAGTGTAACTTCATCCTGGGGCCTTTCTTCCAGTCCCAGAACCAGGAAGTGAAGCCAGGTTCCTGCCCTGAGTGCCAGTCTTTCGGCCCCTttgacattaatatggagttg ACTGTGTACCAGAACTACCAGCGAATCACCATCCAGGAGAGCCCCGGGAAGATCGCCGCTGGCCGCCTCCCACGCTCCAAAGATGCCATCCTGTTGGCTGACCTGGTGGACCAATGCAAACCTGGAGACGAAATA GAACTGACCGGGATCTACAACAACAACTATGACGGCTCTCTGAACATGGCCAACGGCTTCCCAGTGTTCGCTACGGTCATCATGGCCAATCATATCGCTCGTAGAGACAACAAAGTGGCCGTGGCTGAGCTCACTGACGAGGACATCAAGGCCATCGTGGCGCTGTCCAAGGATGAGCGCATCGGCGAGAGG gTCTTTGCCAGTGTCGGCCCCTCCATCTACGGCCATGAAGACATCAAGAGAGGCTTGGCTCTGGCTCTGTTTGGCGGAGAGCCCAAGAACCCAG GTGGGAAGCACAAGGTGCGTGGTGACCTCAACGTGCTCCTGTGCGGTGACCCCGGTACGGCCAAGTCCCAGTTCTTGAAGTACGTTGAGAAGGTGGCCAGCAGAGCGGTGTTCACCACAGGCCAGGGAGCCTCCGCTGTGGGCCTGACCGCCTACGTACAGAGACACCCGGTCACCAGGGAGTGGACCCTGGAGGCTGGAGCCCTGGTGTTAGCAGACAGAGGGGTCTGTCTCATCGACGAGTTTGACaag atGAACGATGCAGACAGGACCAGTATCCATGAGGCCATGGAACAACAGAGCATCTCCATCTCCAAGGCTGGCATCGTCACCTCGCTCCAGGCACGCTGTACTATCATCGCTGCTGCCAACCCTATCGGTGGTCGCTACGACCCGTCTCTGACCTTCTCTGAGAACGTGGATCTGACCGAGCCCATCGTGTCTCGTTTTGACATCCTGTGTGTAGTCAGAGATACTGTGGACCCAGTGCAG GATGAGATGCTGGCTCGTTTCGTGGTGGGAAGCCACATCAAGCATCACCCCAGCAACAAGGAGGGTGGCATGGCTGGTTTGGAGGAGGTGGTTCTGCCCAACACCACAGACGTGCCTCCTATCCCCCAGGAGCTGCTGAGGAAATACATCATGTACTCCAAGGAAAGGGTCCGGCCCAAACTCAACCAGATGGACCAGGATAAAGTGGCTCGAATCTACAGCGACCTGCGCAAAGAGTCCATG GCGACAGGCAGCATCCCCATCACGGTGCGTCACATCGAGTCTATGATCCGCATGGCGGAGGCCCACGCCAGGATGCACCTCCGAGACTACGTAGTGGAGGACGACGTCAACATGGCCATCAGAGTCATGCTGGAGAGCTTCATCGACACTCAGAAGTTCAGCGTCATGAGGAGCATGAGGAAG aCGTTTGCCCGTTACCTGGCGTTCAGAAAAGACAACAATGAGTTGCTGCTGTTCATCCTGAAGCAGCTGGTGTCAGAGCAGGTGGCGTATCAGAGGAACCGGTACGGAGCACAGCAGGACACCATCGAGATCCCAGAGAAAGACCTGGTGGACAAG GCCAGACAGATCAGCATCCACAACCTGTCAGCGTTCTATGACAGCGAAGCGTTCCGATCCAACAAGTTCTCTCACGACATGAAGAAGAAGCTGATCCTGCAGCAGTTCTAA
- the LOC109879090 gene encoding translation machinery-associated protein 7-like, producing the protein MSGREGGKKKPLKAAKKATKEMDDDEMAFKQKQKEDQKALDALKTKAAGKGPLTGGGIKKSGKK; encoded by the exons ATGTCCGGAAGAGAAG GTGGTAAAAAGAAGCCCTTAAAAGCTGCCAAGAAAGCGACTAAGGAGATGGATGAT GATGAAATGGCCTTCAAACAGAAGCAGAAAGAAGACCAGAAAGCCTTGGATGCGTTGAAGACGAAAGCAGCAGGAAAGGGACCATTAA CTGGTGGAGGAATCAAGAAGTCTGGAAAGAAGTGA
- the LOC109879092 gene encoding deoxyribonuclease gamma-like isoform X2, which produces MKVASFNIQKFGKRKLSNPNTLATLVKIVSRYDIIVILEVVDKRETSVKKFLEELNKANKKQHYTLQISTRLGRDKYKEQFMFLYRDDLVDLVGSWQYEDNQVGDVDAFAREPYILRFKCLNTVLEDLVLIPVHTKPDDSAKELDELYDVFLEVKKKWKTDNVMILGDFNADGSYLSKKGMKAIRIRSDKKFHWLIEDDVDTTANTGNDNTYDRIVIYGDDMLEAVVPNSAKPFNFQIEYGLSEEDALKVSDHYPVEVELKRKTPTEQSSATGK; this is translated from the exons ATTGTGTCTCGCTATGACATCATAGTGATTCTGGAGGTGGTGGATAAGAGAGAAACTTCAGTGAAAAAGTTCCTGGAGGAATTAAATAA GGCCAATAAGAAGCAACACTACACTCTGCAAATCAGCACTCGTCTGGGAAGAGACAAATACAAGGAGCAGTTTATGTTTCTGTACAG GGATGATTTGGTGGACTTGGTTGGTTCCTGGCAATATGAGGACAACCAGGTTGGAGATGTGGACGCCTTCGCCAGGGAGCCTTACATTCTCCGTTTCAAATGTCTCAACACTG TGCTGGAGGACTTGGTACTGATCCCAGTGCACACCAAGCCTGACGATTCAGCGAAGGAGCTGGATGAGCTTTATGATGTCTTCCTGGAAGTGAAAAAGAAATGGAAGACTGAT AACGTTATGATCCTAGGTGACTTCAATGCAGACGGTTCCTACCTTTCTAAAAAGGGCATGAAAGCCATCCGTATCCGCAGTGACAAAAAGTTCCACTGGCTGATTGAAGATGATGTGGATACCACAGCAAACACAGGCAACGATAACACTTATGACAG GATTGTGATCTATGGGGATGACATGCTTGAAGCCGTCGTGCCAAACTCTGCCAAACCATTCAACTTCCAGATTGAATACGGGCTTTCTGAAGAAGAT GCCCTGAAGGTGAGCGACCATTACCCTGTGGAGGTAGAGCTGAAAAGgaaaacaccaacagaacaga GCTCTGCGACTGGGAAATAG
- the ccdc51 gene encoding mitochondrial potassium channel — MRYRGKQLLPWCHGTSCLYRFHITGTVRGTVSFSRAYSTQQQPPPSSKDDGADKPVVPIQERAVATIQNLTDLGKQWGQKSVSTASNTVNYWWERYEEFVGLNEVRDAQSQVTEAERAFMVARGMVREAHCSLEALQVKLKEVRDRLDRVSREEAHYLELATLEHKLLQEERRLRTAYENAEGAEREKFALFSAGVRESHEKERTRAERTKNWSVIGSVLGALIGVMGSTYINRVRLQELKTLLLEAQKGPVSLQEAIKVQAGMHKSQQQELRGLIDTLRVTLQHRAAQVIAEKDVKKPVSVQVPEPIVVPPQPSPSASEAVLKEIWFYSQKAQSLLEGIQPQLGQLEQSVGKVESELLAVQNLIETYHREEKPSVVISQQDSQMFVCDTKSVMQGLDQTERRLEASISQTTMYNTVLAYGALAVTVPALYILFRGV; from the exons ATGAGGTACAGAGGTAAACAGCTCCTACCATGGTGCCATGGAACATCATGTCTCTACCGTTTCCACATCACTGGCACGGTTAGAGGGACAGTGTCTTTCAGCAGGGCCTACAGCACACAACAACAACCGCCGCCATCTTCAAAAGATGACGGAGCAGACAAACCTGTTGTTCCTATTCAAGAGCGTGCTGTGGCTACAATACAGAATCTGACTGACTTGGGGAAGCAGTGGGGGCAGAAGTCAGTGAGCACTGCCTCAAACACAGTTAACTACTGGTGGGAGAGGTACGAGGAGTTTGTCGGCCTGAATGAAGTCCGAGATGCTCAGTCTCAAGTCACAGAG GCAGAGAGGGCCTTCATGGTGGCCAGAGGCATGGTGCGTGAGGCCCATTGCAGTCTGGAGGCCCTACAGGTCAAGCTGAAGGAGGTGAGGGACCGACTGGATCGGGTCTCACGAGAGGAGGCCCACTAccttgagctggccacactggaGCACAAGCTGCTGCAG GAGGAGCGTCGCCTGCGGACAGCCTACGAGAATGCAGAGGGTGCAGAACGAGAGAAGTTTGCCTTATTCTCAGCTGGTGTGCGTGAGAGCCACGAAAAAGAACGGACTCGGGCGGAGCGCACAAAGAACTGGTCTGTGATAGGCTCAGTGCTCGGAGCTTTGATAGGGGTCATGGGGTCAACCTATATCAACAGAGTACGCCTACAGGAGCTGAAGACCTTACTACTGGAGGCTCAGAAAGGACCTGTTAGTCTACAGGAGGCTATAAAAGTCCAGGCCGGTATGCATAAGTCTCAACAACAGGAGCTGAGAGGCCTTATAGACACTCTGAGGGTAACTCTTCAGCATAGAGCAGCTCAGGTGATAGCTGAGAAGGATGTGAAGAAGCCAGTGTCTGTTCAGGTTCCGGAACCCATCGTGGTTCCACCCCAGCCTTCTCCAAGTGCCTCCGAGGCAGTTCTGAAAGAGATATGGTTCTATAGTCAGAAAGCACAGAGTCTTCTAGAAGGCATCCAGCCACAGCTAGGTCAGCTTGAACAGAGTGTTGGGAAGGTGGAATCAGAACTTCTGGCTGTTCAAAACTTGATAGAGACTTATCATAGGGAAGAAAAGCCGTCAGTAGTTATAAGTCAGCAAGATTCCCAGATGTTTGTTTGCGACACTAAGAGCGTCATGCAAGGTCTTGACCAGACGGAGAGAAGACTTGAGGCCTCAATAAGCCAGACTACCATGTACAACACTGTTCTGGCTTACGGTGCCCTTGCTGTCACTGTTCCTGCGCTGTATATCCTCTTTAGAGGTGTTTGA